One part of the Amycolatopsis lurida genome encodes these proteins:
- a CDS encoding pyridoxal phosphate-dependent decarboxylase family protein, whose protein sequence is MHEEHSLFTRAAELAAEYVAGLGDRPVAQLVDLAVLRQAFGEELPREPSPPEAVIEELARIAEEGLVATAGPRFFGLVIGGALRSAVAADFLAAGWDQNSFNPALSPAAAAAEDVAGRWLRDLLGIPATASTGFVTGGQAANTVGLAVARHHVLAQAGWDVERDGLAGAPALRVVASAERHATIDRSLRLLGIGTRAIEVVAAGPQGAIDVEDLARVLAAGEGGPTIVCLQAGNVNTGACDDLRAACTLAKGHGAWVHIDGAFGLWAGANPATAALVDGLELADSWACDGHKWLNVPYDSGFAFCAHPALHAETIAYRAPYLAGSAELSRMGDLTLEASRRARVFAVWAALRELGRDGVADLVDRCCRLARLFATILAEGGAEIANDVVLNQVLVGFGDDDRTDAIIDAVQRDGTCWLGGTTWRGSRYLRISVSNWSTTESDVERSAAAILRAAAAH, encoded by the coding sequence ATGCACGAGGAGCACTCTCTCTTCACGCGGGCCGCGGAGCTGGCTGCCGAGTATGTGGCCGGTCTTGGTGACCGGCCTGTCGCGCAGCTTGTCGACCTCGCGGTCTTACGGCAGGCCTTCGGCGAAGAACTTCCCCGGGAGCCCAGCCCTCCGGAAGCCGTCATCGAGGAACTCGCCCGCATCGCCGAGGAAGGGCTCGTGGCCACGGCGGGTCCGCGGTTCTTCGGGTTGGTCATCGGCGGGGCCTTGAGGTCCGCGGTCGCGGCGGACTTCCTGGCAGCGGGATGGGACCAGAACAGCTTCAATCCCGCTCTGTCACCGGCAGCGGCCGCCGCGGAGGACGTCGCCGGCAGGTGGCTCAGGGATCTCCTGGGCATTCCGGCCACCGCGTCGACTGGATTCGTCACCGGGGGCCAGGCGGCCAACACGGTCGGGCTGGCGGTGGCTCGTCACCACGTCCTCGCTCAAGCCGGGTGGGATGTCGAACGGGACGGTCTGGCTGGGGCGCCCGCGCTCCGGGTTGTCGCAAGCGCCGAGCGGCACGCGACCATCGACCGCTCGCTGAGGTTGCTGGGTATCGGAACCCGGGCTATCGAGGTGGTGGCCGCAGGTCCGCAGGGCGCGATCGACGTCGAAGATCTGGCCAGGGTGCTGGCCGCGGGCGAGGGTGGCCCCACGATCGTCTGCCTGCAGGCGGGGAACGTGAACACCGGTGCCTGCGACGACCTGCGCGCCGCCTGCACACTCGCGAAGGGTCACGGTGCCTGGGTCCACATCGACGGTGCCTTCGGACTCTGGGCCGGCGCCAACCCCGCGACAGCGGCGCTGGTCGACGGCCTGGAGCTGGCCGACTCCTGGGCGTGCGACGGACATAAGTGGCTGAACGTCCCCTACGACTCCGGGTTCGCGTTCTGTGCTCACCCGGCGCTGCACGCCGAGACCATCGCCTACCGCGCTCCCTACCTTGCCGGCTCTGCCGAGCTCTCCCGAATGGGCGACCTCACGCTCGAGGCATCGCGTCGCGCACGTGTGTTCGCGGTGTGGGCGGCCTTGCGGGAGTTGGGGCGCGACGGTGTGGCAGACCTCGTCGACCGATGCTGCAGGCTTGCGCGGCTGTTCGCCACCATCCTCGCCGAAGGTGGTGCCGAGATCGCCAACGACGTCGTCCTGAACCAGGTGCTCGTCGGGTTCGGCGACGATGACCGCACCGACGCGATCATCGACGCGGTCCAACGAGACGGCACCTGCTGGCTGGGCGGCACCACCTGGCGCGGTAGTCGTTACCTGCGAATCTCGGTCTCCAACTGGTCGACCACCGAGTCCGACGTCGAGCGCTCGGCCGCGGCGATCCTCCGGGCGGCAGCGGCGCACTGA
- a CDS encoding RICIN domain-containing protein produces MYGNIRSKWDSLGYPTADELLLPKGRRNFFQNGRIDWSNESGSTIDYKTVTMTPGSIELKNANGGRCIQVAGVGQDALRDGAGTELWDCVAGAKQVWKLTPLGDNKYNLKNQNSGKCLDLAPNYNNGTPITQYTCHSGVNQHWEFTTVANGTLALRSVYSAKIAEALGNGTANATPTAQWADLGNLTNAGPAS; encoded by the coding sequence GTGTACGGCAACATCCGCAGCAAATGGGACTCCCTCGGCTACCCCACCGCCGACGAACTCCTCCTACCCAAGGGACGCCGCAACTTCTTCCAGAACGGGCGGATCGACTGGAGCAACGAGAGCGGCAGCACCATCGATTACAAGACCGTCACCATGACACCCGGTTCGATCGAACTCAAGAACGCCAACGGTGGACGGTGCATCCAGGTCGCCGGCGTCGGCCAGGACGCACTACGCGACGGCGCAGGCACCGAGCTCTGGGACTGCGTTGCCGGCGCCAAACAGGTCTGGAAACTCACCCCGCTCGGCGACAACAAATACAACCTCAAGAACCAGAACTCCGGCAAATGCCTCGACCTTGCACCCAACTACAACAACGGAACCCCGATCACCCAATACACCTGCCACAGTGGCGTTAACCAGCACTGGGAATTCACCACCGTCGCCAACGGCACACTCGCCCTCCGCAGCGTCTACTCCGCCAAGATCGCCGAAGCTCTCGGTAACGGCACCGCCAACGCCACGCCTACAGCACAGTGGGCCGACCTCGGCAACCTAACCAACGCTGGGCCAGCATCCTGA
- a CDS encoding sugar transferase, giving the protein MEESVRPSSTVNGTPQHIDLQSIPLPPQRGTGSAAAVGTTSARPPYAAWESRYRAWVIGSDVFTAFALIVMSAFLIDRSDPHDMHALGTAAAFLFGLSVCRAWSPRVLGEGAEEYRTLGRGLVTTAVLVALGGLLFGALAVQPWVFIVVPMISVFMFLQRYALRQVLHRRRRLGECLLPVLAAGSPDTVADLIARTKADPHVGWRVEAVCTYSGAGAERGSGEVEGVPIVGKLDDLAGHVRRGGYRVVAVTADQHWNPKRLQRLAWDLEGTSAEMVVAPMLMEVAGPRLNVSGVLGMPLLRVTAPMFTGGRRLVKEALDRFGSALLLTLVSPLLLAVAVAIKLDDRGPVIYRQRRVGRDGHAFTMLKFRTMVTNADKLKQDLQADNEGAGPLFKMRKDPRITRVGGLLRRYSLDELPQLFNVVSGRMSLVGPRPPLPEETAKYAPDARRRLLVKPGLTGLWQVSGRSDLSWAESIRLDLRYVEDWSLALDLVILWKTFRAVVQGRGAY; this is encoded by the coding sequence ATGGAAGAGTCGGTGCGGCCGTCGTCCACCGTCAACGGGACGCCGCAGCACATCGACCTTCAGTCGATCCCGCTTCCCCCGCAACGGGGTACGGGCAGCGCCGCCGCGGTCGGCACGACTTCGGCGCGGCCGCCTTACGCGGCTTGGGAATCGCGCTACCGCGCATGGGTCATCGGTAGTGACGTTTTCACCGCTTTCGCGCTCATCGTGATGAGCGCCTTCTTGATCGATCGATCCGATCCGCACGACATGCACGCGCTCGGTACCGCCGCGGCCTTCCTGTTCGGACTGTCGGTCTGCCGAGCCTGGAGCCCGCGTGTGCTGGGAGAGGGGGCGGAGGAGTACCGGACGCTGGGGCGTGGCCTGGTGACCACCGCCGTCCTTGTCGCGTTGGGCGGTCTGCTCTTCGGTGCGCTCGCCGTGCAGCCGTGGGTGTTCATCGTCGTCCCGATGATCTCCGTCTTCATGTTCCTGCAGCGGTACGCGCTGAGACAGGTGCTGCACCGGCGCAGGCGGCTCGGTGAATGCCTGCTGCCGGTGCTCGCGGCGGGAAGTCCCGACACGGTCGCCGACCTCATCGCGCGTACCAAGGCCGATCCGCATGTCGGGTGGCGCGTGGAAGCCGTCTGCACGTATTCCGGTGCCGGTGCGGAACGGGGGAGCGGTGAGGTGGAAGGCGTCCCGATCGTCGGGAAGCTCGACGATCTCGCGGGCCACGTCCGCCGCGGCGGCTACCGGGTGGTCGCCGTGACCGCCGATCAGCACTGGAATCCGAAACGGCTGCAGCGGCTCGCCTGGGACCTCGAAGGCACTTCGGCCGAGATGGTGGTCGCGCCGATGCTGATGGAGGTCGCCGGTCCCAGGTTGAACGTCTCCGGCGTGCTCGGCATGCCCCTGCTTCGGGTCACCGCGCCGATGTTCACCGGCGGCCGCCGTCTGGTGAAGGAGGCGCTCGACCGGTTCGGTTCCGCCCTGCTCCTCACCCTCGTTTCCCCCTTGCTGCTGGCGGTCGCGGTCGCGATCAAGCTCGACGACCGCGGCCCGGTGATCTACCGGCAGCGTCGCGTCGGCCGCGACGGTCACGCCTTCACGATGCTGAAGTTCCGCACGATGGTCACGAACGCCGACAAGCTCAAGCAGGACCTCCAGGCGGACAACGAAGGCGCGGGCCCGTTGTTCAAGATGCGCAAGGACCCGAGGATCACTCGGGTCGGCGGCCTCCTTCGCCGGTACTCCCTCGACGAGTTGCCGCAGCTGTTCAACGTCGTGAGCGGGCGGATGTCGCTCGTCGGCCCCCGGCCGCCGCTGCCCGAGGAGACCGCGAAGTACGCCCCCGACGCGCGCCGCCGTCTCCTGGTCAAGCCGGGGCTGACCGGGCTGTGGCAGGTCAGCGGCCGCAGCGACCTCAGCTGGGCCGAGAGCATCCGCCTCGACCTGCGTTACGTCGAGGACTGGTCGCTCGCCCTCGACCTGGTGATCCTCTGGAAGACCTTCCGCGCCGTGGTGCAGGGACGAGGCGCCTACTGA
- a CDS encoding integrase, with translation MAYAQPTDGDPPGWRARFKRPDRTWGSRSGFNTEKAAEAWGQQRHEYDSEARAIQNREPLKEIGGRLFKGGRRVDTTRLADLGPRPTHPVTPRRQGGRAKKGRTKTRAGTRSVELPPSIAVFYEELMDSHSFPFVLCSAEGAPLRRSNFRDRYWRPVWDGSDAEHTRSVEVVQPILPDLHLPRGAAQSQHLARRQRYPRSRPQSTFGSKDERHREVYDHVTPLMRRQILQALETRWIGFAGRAHP, from the coding sequence GTGGCCTACGCTCAACCAACCGACGGTGATCCGCCGGGCTGGCGTGCTCGGTTTAAACGTCCTGATAGGACGTGGGGGAGCAGGTCGGGTTTCAACACCGAGAAGGCGGCTGAAGCCTGGGGTCAGCAGCGGCACGAGTACGACAGCGAAGCGCGGGCGATCCAGAACCGTGAGCCGCTCAAGGAGATCGGTGGACGTCTGTTCAAGGGTGGCCGCCGGGTCGACACCACGCGGCTCGCTGATCTCGGGCCGCGACCGACTCACCCGGTGACACCGCGGCGACAGGGCGGTCGGGCGAAGAAGGGCCGGACCAAGACCCGGGCGGGAACCCGAAGCGTTGAGCTGCCGCCGAGCATCGCGGTCTTTTATGAGGAGCTGATGGACAGCCACAGCTTCCCGTTCGTGCTCTGCAGTGCCGAAGGTGCGCCGTTGCGGCGGTCGAACTTCCGTGACCGGTACTGGCGCCCGGTCTGGGACGGCAGCGATGCGGAGCACACGCGGTCGGTGGAAGTGGTGCAGCCGATCCTGCCCGACCTTCACCTTCCACGAGGTGCGGCCCAGTCACAGCACTTGGCTCGCCGACAACGGTATCCCCGAAGTCGCCCGCAGAGCACGTTTGGGTCAAAAGATGAAAGGCATCGCGAGGTCTACGACCATGTGACTCCGCTGATGCGCCGTCAGATTCTGCAAGCGCTGGAGACCCGGTGGATCGGGTTCGCTGGTCGCGCTCACCCCTAG
- a CDS encoding YceI family protein, with protein MTTTEIPGYVAGKWTIDTAHSDIAYTVKHLGLAKSRGNFTAFTGEVVTADNILDSSVTVEIDASSVASGVDGRDTHLKSEDFFHVDEHPVITFRSTGIREDGGDYVIDGELTWRGKTVPVSLEAEFNGIGTNPANDNATTLGVSATATVNRRDFGIGPEGNAFLSEKVKIDIELQAALNA; from the coding sequence ATGACCACCACCGAGATCCCGGGCTACGTCGCAGGCAAGTGGACGATCGACACCGCCCACTCCGACATCGCCTACACCGTGAAGCACCTCGGCCTGGCGAAGTCCCGGGGCAACTTCACCGCCTTCACCGGTGAGGTCGTCACCGCCGACAACATTCTCGACTCGTCGGTCACCGTCGAGATCGACGCCTCGTCGGTCGCCAGCGGCGTCGACGGGCGCGACACGCACCTCAAGTCCGAGGACTTCTTCCACGTCGACGAGCACCCGGTCATCACCTTCCGCTCGACCGGTATCCGCGAGGACGGCGGCGACTACGTCATCGACGGTGAGCTCACCTGGCGCGGCAAGACCGTCCCGGTCTCGCTCGAGGCCGAGTTCAACGGCATCGGCACCAACCCGGCCAACGACAACGCCACCACCCTCGGCGTCTCGGCCACCGCGACCGTGAACCGCCGCGACTTCGGCATCGGCCCGGAGGGCAACGCCTTCCTGTCCGAGAAGGTCAAGATCGACATCGAGCTTCAGGCCGCTCTCAACGCCTGA
- the thrS gene encoding threonine--tRNA ligase, with protein MVVPAGTTAGTAVREAGLPTKGSDTIVVVRDAEGNLRDLSWAPESEVEVEAVAANTEDGRSVIRHSAAHVLAQAVQQQFPQAKLGIGPPVKDGFYYDFAVDTPFTPEDLQALEKRMKQIVKGAQQFSRRVFDSVDEAKKELADEPFKLELVDIKSDVDTSEVMEVGGGELTIYDNLDPRTKERVWSDLCRGPHVPTTKFIPAFKLTRVAAAYWRGDDKNPQLQRIYGTAWESAEAQDVYLERLAEAERRDHRKLGVELDLFSFPDEIGSGLPVFHPKGGIIRQEMENYSRQRHVEAGYDFVYSPHITKGALFETSGHLDWYRDGMYPAMHLDAEHNEDGSVRKPGQDYYLKPMNCPFHDLIFRSRGRSYRELPLRMFEFGSVYRYEKSGVIHGLTRVRGMTQDDAHIFCTLEQVPGELKSLLDFVLNLLRDYGLDDFYLELSTRNDEKYIGSEEVWAEATEVLRTAAVDSGLELVPDPGGAAFYGPKISVQAKDALGRTWQMSTIQLDFMLPEKFELEYTAGDGSRQRPVMIHRALFGSIERFFGVLTEHYAGAFPAWLSPVQVVGIPITEDQVEHLRGVEKALRAKGIRVDVDASDDRMQKKIRTHTTQKVPFMLLAGAKDVEAGAVSFRFRDGGQINGVPVADAVEAIAGWVQRRENASPTVAGLEAVLR; from the coding sequence GTGGTGGTACCGGCCGGCACTACGGCGGGCACCGCGGTCCGCGAAGCAGGGCTGCCGACCAAGGGGTCGGACACGATCGTCGTCGTGCGCGACGCCGAGGGGAACCTCCGCGACCTTTCCTGGGCCCCGGAGTCCGAGGTCGAGGTCGAAGCCGTCGCGGCGAACACCGAAGACGGACGCAGCGTCATCCGCCACTCGGCCGCCCACGTGCTCGCCCAAGCCGTGCAGCAGCAGTTCCCGCAGGCCAAGCTCGGCATCGGGCCGCCGGTCAAGGACGGCTTCTACTACGACTTCGCCGTCGACACCCCGTTCACCCCGGAAGACCTGCAGGCGCTCGAAAAGCGCATGAAGCAGATCGTCAAGGGCGCGCAGCAGTTCTCCCGCCGCGTCTTCGACTCGGTCGACGAGGCGAAGAAGGAACTGGCCGACGAGCCGTTCAAGCTGGAGCTCGTGGACATCAAGTCCGATGTGGACACCTCCGAGGTGATGGAGGTCGGCGGCGGCGAGCTGACCATCTACGACAACCTCGACCCGCGCACCAAGGAACGTGTGTGGAGCGACCTCTGCCGTGGCCCGCACGTGCCGACCACCAAGTTCATTCCGGCGTTCAAGCTCACCCGCGTCGCCGCCGCGTACTGGCGCGGTGACGACAAGAACCCGCAGCTGCAGCGGATCTACGGCACCGCTTGGGAATCCGCCGAGGCGCAGGACGTCTACCTGGAGCGCCTGGCCGAGGCCGAGCGGCGTGACCACCGCAAGCTCGGGGTCGAGCTGGACCTGTTCTCCTTCCCCGATGAGATCGGCTCGGGGCTTCCGGTGTTCCACCCCAAGGGCGGGATCATCCGGCAGGAGATGGAGAACTACTCGCGCCAGCGGCACGTCGAGGCCGGGTACGACTTCGTCTACTCGCCGCACATCACCAAGGGCGCGCTGTTCGAGACCTCCGGTCACCTCGACTGGTACCGCGACGGCATGTACCCGGCGATGCACCTCGACGCCGAGCACAACGAGGACGGTTCGGTCCGCAAACCCGGCCAGGACTACTACCTCAAGCCGATGAACTGCCCGTTCCACGACCTGATCTTCCGTTCGCGCGGGCGTTCCTACCGGGAACTGCCGCTGCGGATGTTCGAGTTCGGCTCCGTGTACCGCTACGAGAAGTCCGGCGTGATCCACGGCCTGACCCGCGTGCGCGGCATGACGCAGGACGACGCGCACATCTTCTGCACCCTCGAGCAGGTGCCCGGTGAGCTGAAGTCCCTTTTGGACTTCGTGCTGAACCTGTTGCGCGACTACGGTCTCGACGACTTCTACCTCGAACTGTCCACTCGGAACGACGAGAAGTACATCGGTTCCGAAGAGGTCTGGGCCGAGGCGACCGAGGTGCTGCGCACCGCCGCCGTGGACTCCGGGCTGGAACTGGTGCCGGATCCGGGTGGCGCCGCGTTCTACGGGCCGAAGATCTCCGTGCAGGCGAAGGACGCGCTGGGCCGCACCTGGCAGATGTCGACCATCCAGCTGGACTTCATGCTGCCCGAGAAGTTCGAGCTGGAGTACACCGCGGGCGACGGCAGCCGTCAGCGCCCGGTGATGATCCACCGCGCGCTGTTCGGTTCGATCGAGCGGTTCTTCGGCGTGCTGACCGAGCACTACGCGGGCGCGTTCCCGGCGTGGCTTTCGCCCGTCCAGGTGGTCGGCATCCCGATCACCGAGGACCAGGTCGAGCACCTGCGCGGGGTCGAGAAGGCGCTGCGGGCCAAGGGGATCCGGGTCGACGTCGACGCGAGCGACGACCGGATGCAGAAGAAGATCCGCACTCACACCACGCAGAAGGTGCCCTTCATGCTCCTGGCGGGCGCGAAAGACGTCGAGGCGGGCGCGGTGTCGTTCCGGTTCCGCGACGGCGGCCAGATCAACGGTGTCCCGGTGGCCGACGCGGTCGAGGCGATCGCCGGCTGGGTCCAGCGCCGCGAGAACGCTTCGCCGACCGTGGCGGGCTTGGAGGCGGTACTCCGGTGA
- the pgsA gene encoding phosphatidylinositol phosphate synthase: MLNIFARASVSRVTDPMGKVLVRAGLTPNAMTVIGTAGAVLCALGFFPNDMLLWGTFTVWGFAMLDLLDGAMARARGYGTAFGAVLDATCDRLVDGALFAAIAWWCFVHDDNRPAAAAALICLVLAQVISYVKARAEASGLEADGGLVERAERLIIALVGTGLHGLGVPYTVDISLWLLAVLSVITLLQRTAAVAKAARAAKAAGPPPAEGGA; encoded by the coding sequence ATGCTCAACATTTTCGCGCGCGCCTCCGTTTCCCGCGTCACCGACCCGATGGGGAAGGTGCTCGTGCGCGCCGGGCTGACCCCGAACGCGATGACCGTCATCGGCACGGCCGGGGCGGTGCTGTGCGCGCTCGGGTTCTTTCCCAACGACATGCTGCTGTGGGGCACCTTCACCGTCTGGGGCTTCGCGATGCTGGACCTGCTCGACGGCGCGATGGCCCGCGCCCGCGGGTACGGCACGGCGTTCGGGGCCGTCCTCGACGCGACCTGTGACAGACTGGTCGACGGCGCGTTGTTCGCCGCGATCGCGTGGTGGTGCTTCGTCCACGACGACAACCGCCCGGCCGCGGCCGCCGCGCTGATCTGCCTGGTGCTCGCGCAGGTCATCTCGTACGTGAAGGCCCGCGCCGAGGCCTCCGGGCTGGAGGCCGACGGCGGCCTCGTCGAGCGGGCGGAACGCCTGATCATCGCCCTTGTGGGAACCGGACTGCACGGCCTGGGCGTTCCGTACACCGTGGACATCTCGCTCTGGCTCCTCGCGGTGCTTTCGGTGATCACCCTGCTGCAGCGGACAGCCGCGGTGGCCAAGGCGGCGAGGGCCGCCAAAGCGGCCGGGCCACCCCCCGCGGAGGGCGGAGCATGA
- a CDS encoding SsgA family sporulation/cell division regulator has translation MRNDHVTLRSTAVFDLLAPRTPAVPVKVELRYDTRDPYAVVAAFRTGRAGWVEWVYARDLLADGLLADAGDGDVRIRPSVEDPESVLIELNSPSGHAMFEASAQELADFLDRTYDVVLPGNEHLWVDVDDALTHLIPNDLA, from the coding sequence ATGCGCAACGATCACGTGACGCTCCGCTCGACGGCGGTGTTCGACCTCCTGGCGCCGCGGACCCCCGCGGTTCCGGTCAAGGTGGAACTGCGATACGACACACGCGACCCCTACGCGGTCGTGGCCGCCTTCCGTACCGGCCGCGCCGGCTGGGTCGAGTGGGTCTACGCGCGCGACCTCCTCGCGGACGGCCTCCTGGCCGACGCGGGCGACGGCGACGTACGCATCCGCCCCTCCGTCGAAGACCCCGAGTCCGTCCTCATCGAACTGAACTCGCCGTCCGGGCACGCCATGTTCGAGGCGTCCGCTCAGGAGCTGGCCGACTTCCTCGACCGGACGTACGACGTCGTGCTCCCCGGCAACGAGCACCTCTGGGTCGACGTCGACGATGCCCTGACCCACCTGATCCCCAACGATCTGGCCTGA
- a CDS encoding MarR family winged helix-turn-helix transcriptional regulator, whose amino-acid sequence MSEPRWLSDEEQKVWRDFSAATRMLQAHLEGQLQHEAGMPHTYYEVLVALSEAPDRRLRMSELADARKASRSRLSHAVARLEANGWVRRESCPTDKRGSWAVLTPEGFAALEEAAPGHVEAVRESLFDPLTPQQVKALGEISAAVLGRLSPKCAAAEAELAMREETLADLEGSAELAKAD is encoded by the coding sequence ATGTCCGAACCCCGATGGCTCTCCGACGAGGAGCAAAAAGTCTGGCGCGACTTCTCCGCGGCCACGCGAATGCTGCAAGCGCACCTGGAGGGCCAGCTTCAGCACGAGGCGGGCATGCCCCATACGTACTACGAAGTGCTCGTCGCCCTGTCCGAAGCGCCGGACAGGCGGCTGAGGATGAGCGAACTGGCCGACGCGCGCAAAGCGTCGCGCAGCAGGCTCTCCCACGCGGTCGCGAGGCTCGAGGCGAACGGCTGGGTGCGCCGTGAGTCGTGCCCCACCGACAAACGCGGCTCCTGGGCGGTGCTGACCCCCGAGGGTTTCGCGGCGCTGGAGGAGGCCGCGCCCGGGCACGTCGAGGCCGTCCGCGAGAGCCTCTTCGACCCGCTGACCCCCCAACAGGTGAAGGCGCTCGGCGAGATCAGCGCCGCCGTCCTGGGGCGGCTGTCGCCGAAATGCGCCGCCGCCGAGGCGGAACTGGCGATGCGGGAAGAGACCCTCGCGGACCTCGAGGGCTCGGCCGAACTGGCCAAAGCGGACTGA
- a CDS encoding malonic semialdehyde reductase: protein MTTSVEPTEALNLPQDVQDLLFREARTANSFSDEPVTDEQIRAIYELVKWAPTSMNNQPLRALVIRTEEGKKRLAPLMSEGNRAKTEAAPVTVVLAADTEFHEHLPRTFPHFPGAKDLFADEAGRVETAKLNALLQVGYFIIGVRAAGLAAGPMTGFDAEGIDKEFFADKPWKSLVVINVGKPGDNPWFDRLPRLDFDEVVETV, encoded by the coding sequence ATGACCACCAGCGTTGAGCCGACCGAAGCCTTGAACCTCCCGCAGGACGTTCAGGACCTGTTGTTCCGCGAGGCCCGTACCGCGAACAGCTTCAGCGACGAGCCGGTGACCGACGAGCAGATCCGTGCGATCTACGAGCTGGTCAAATGGGCCCCGACGTCGATGAACAACCAGCCGCTGCGCGCGCTGGTGATCCGCACCGAAGAGGGCAAGAAGCGGCTCGCCCCGCTGATGTCCGAGGGCAACCGCGCCAAGACCGAGGCCGCGCCCGTGACCGTCGTGCTAGCCGCCGACACCGAGTTCCACGAGCACCTGCCGCGCACGTTCCCGCACTTCCCGGGCGCCAAGGACCTGTTCGCCGACGAGGCGGGCCGGGTCGAGACCGCCAAGCTCAACGCCCTGCTGCAGGTCGGCTACTTCATCATCGGTGTCCGCGCCGCCGGGCTGGCCGCCGGCCCGATGACCGGCTTCGACGCCGAGGGCATCGACAAGGAGTTCTTCGCGGACAAGCCGTGGAAGTCCCTCGTCGTGATCAACGTCGGCAAGCCGGGCGACAACCCCTGGTTCGACCGCCTGCCGCGGCTGGACTTCGACGAGGTCGTCGAGACCGTCTGA
- a CDS encoding HIT family protein produces the protein MTGPDGPEVVGQDGVGVPDALQRLWTPHRLAYVQGSKKPDEDCPFCHLPGKSDEDALIIARGKTVYVVLNLYPYNPGHLMAVPYRHVADYTDLTAEETVEVAEFTQHAMRVIREVSSAHGFNIGMNQGVIAGAGIAAHLHQHVVPRWGGDANFMPVIGHTKVLPQLLGETRQLLADAW, from the coding sequence GTGACGGGCCCCGATGGCCCTGAAGTCGTCGGACAGGACGGTGTGGGGGTCCCGGACGCGTTGCAGCGCCTGTGGACCCCGCACCGGCTCGCCTACGTGCAAGGGTCGAAGAAGCCCGACGAGGACTGCCCGTTCTGCCATCTTCCCGGCAAGAGCGACGAGGACGCGCTGATCATCGCGCGCGGGAAGACCGTGTACGTGGTGCTGAACCTGTACCCGTACAACCCCGGTCACCTGATGGCCGTGCCGTACCGCCATGTCGCGGACTACACGGATCTGACGGCGGAAGAGACCGTCGAGGTGGCGGAGTTCACCCAGCACGCGATGCGGGTGATCCGGGAGGTTTCGTCGGCGCACGGGTTCAACATCGGGATGAACCAGGGCGTGATCGCCGGCGCGGGGATCGCCGCGCACCTGCATCAGCACGTGGTGCCGAGGTGGGGCGGCGACGCGAACTTCATGCCGGTGATCGGGCATACGAAGGTGCTGCCGCAATTGCTGGGGGAGACCCGGCAGTTGCTGGCGGACGCCTGGTAA
- a CDS encoding DUF6348 family protein, with protein MIASWGLDGALEVGIAAFCAGEEPPSDDVFWERLTGAGVEPWLAERLLVFLPMAYVRRLLPDVTYPEAVRDSRGQVLLAQEPVFVAAFDRAQYASRAEFERIAFRSSTFAVINEALNSGSQLADLELAEPVLFKDLEPAAEGDGGVPSPQAIFEAFLREHGIPLGEDARVDTNLVVHPAPEGVVMAQIDFAVSHPALAEPWLVESFAGHGPTWREAIGRAVNMFSRGALHPLIEGLLLPSAAADQVQRERYEHPAGAFELVLGAQITMFSETVPSVEPLLDRVLEALRAEELSRKVHGLRLFVAHNDGVLLNSEVLLDSRPWSGGEAVVAAHPALLAEGRVATRVFGLLVPLDS; from the coding sequence GTGATCGCATCATGGGGGCTCGATGGCGCGCTCGAAGTCGGGATCGCCGCGTTCTGCGCGGGCGAAGAACCGCCGAGCGACGATGTTTTCTGGGAACGGCTGACCGGCGCGGGAGTCGAGCCGTGGCTGGCCGAGCGGCTGCTGGTCTTCCTGCCGATGGCCTACGTCCGGCGGCTGCTGCCGGACGTCACGTATCCGGAAGCTGTGCGCGACTCCCGAGGGCAGGTTCTCCTTGCGCAGGAGCCGGTGTTCGTGGCGGCGTTCGATCGCGCGCAGTACGCGAGCCGTGCGGAATTCGAGCGGATCGCGTTCCGCAGCAGCACGTTCGCCGTGATCAACGAGGCGCTGAACTCCGGATCGCAGCTCGCGGACCTGGAACTCGCCGAACCTGTGCTGTTCAAGGACCTGGAACCGGCCGCCGAGGGCGACGGCGGTGTGCCTTCACCGCAAGCAATCTTCGAGGCTTTCCTCCGCGAGCACGGCATCCCACTGGGCGAGGACGCTCGTGTCGACACGAACCTCGTCGTGCACCCCGCTCCGGAAGGCGTGGTGATGGCTCAGATCGACTTCGCCGTGTCACATCCCGCGCTGGCCGAGCCGTGGCTCGTCGAGAGCTTCGCCGGGCACGGCCCCACGTGGCGCGAGGCGATCGGCCGCGCGGTGAACATGTTCAGCCGCGGCGCGTTGCATCCCCTCATCGAGGGGTTGCTGCTGCCCAGTGCCGCGGCCGATCAGGTCCAGCGCGAGCGGTACGAGCATCCGGCTGGGGCGTTCGAGCTGGTGCTGGGCGCGCAGATCACCATGTTCTCCGAGACCGTGCCGTCCGTCGAGCCGCTGCTCGACCGGGTGCTGGAAGCGTTGCGCGCGGAAGAGCTCAGCCGGAAGGTGCACGGGCTCCGGTTGTTCGTCGCGCACAACGACGGTGTGCTGCTGAACAGCGAAGTCCTCTTGGACAGCCGACCGTGGTCCGGCGGTGAGGCTGTGGTGGCAGCACACCCGGCGCTGCTCGCCGAAGGACGGGTCGCGACGCGGGTGTTCGGACTGCTTGTGCCCCTCGACTCCTAG